One part of the Amphiura filiformis chromosome 5, Afil_fr2py, whole genome shotgun sequence genome encodes these proteins:
- the LOC140153119 gene encoding monocarboxylate transporter 9-like, whose amino-acid sequence MATTPATPPDGGWGWWVVLGAFVINLLTAGSSWAYGVLYVALLDALQATKAETALVGSLVYMVLVFMAPYASAACRRYGHRRVIITGGATASIAIMGSSFATSINQLYYTYGLLTGFGYGCCLIPSFLITQEYFKKRMGIAMGIGMAGGGLGMCVMALLTQQLLNNYGWRGSLLILGAINANLCVAGALMRPVSHVNKSRTNRAKSLGYIDIKTVSHKDGKSIPMIKRLQRKYSLSVVATYTRPVEDTNISNTDSTAQDHVSNERPVFDLMEDENRESGLYDIKEENEEIEQKDESRLKQQTNEFHQSSNTNVASSKEMSSEPDDEFNKRGKSNCCRYPAMVYKFFDSVYNFSLFKDPVYVLFQVSVLIGFMGMSIVTTHVVKRALDFGISPEYAASLLYGMGIGQTIGRTLGGVAVDHMPFNKIAMTVVLLILGGIATDVSIFATMYIGQQVTIFLTGFMFGAVAVLSFGVLVDTFGAKLLSYTISVCYLVGGIGTVIGPTLAGYLRDKYGSYDNSFHLAAAADVVCGLMMLAMIPYIAWRRRRHRTHEPIGNEEEPAVNHCKEVETAETEDVV is encoded by the exons ATGGCTACTACACCAGCGACGCCACCAGACGGGGGCTGGGGTTGGTGGGTAGTGCTAGGTGCATTTGTCATTAATCTCTTAACAGCAGGATCTAGTTGGGCTTATGGTGTTCTATACGTTGCTTTACTAGATGCGTTACAAGCCACAAAAGCAGAAACTG CATTGGTTGGTTCACTGGTCTACATGGTGCTTGTTTTCATGGCACCATATGCTTCTGCAGCATGTAGACGATATGGACATCGGCGTGTCATCATTACTGGCGGAGCTACTGCATCTATTGCTATCATGGGAAGCTCTTTTGCTACCAGCATTAATCAATTATACTACACATATGGTTTAttaacag GTTTTGGGTATGGCTGCTGTTTGATTCCGTCCTTTCTGATCACTCAAGAATACTTCAAGAAACGTATGGGCATAGCCATGGGAATCGGTATGGCTGGTGGTGGATTAGGAATGTGTGTCATGGCATTATTAACTCAACAATTACTAAATAATTACGGCTGGAGGGGAAGTCTACTTATTCTAGGTGCCATTAATGCAAATTTATGCGTGGCGGGAGCTTTAATGAGGCCAGTTAGCCACGTGAATAAATCTAGAACTAATCGAGCAAAATCTCTTGGTTATATCGATATTAAGACTGTATCACATAAAGACGGTAAGTCCATACCGATGATAAAAAGATTGCAGAGAAAATATTCCCTTTCCGTTGTAGCAACATACACTAGGCCTGTTGAAGATACTAATATCAGCAATACGGACTCGACTGCTCAAGATCATGTGTCGAATGAAAGACCAGTTTTTGATTTAATGGAAGATGAAAACAGAGAATCGGGACTGTATGATATCAAGGAAGAAAACGAAGAAATAGAACAGAAGGATGAAAGCAGATTGAAACAACAAACAAATGAGTTTCATCAGTCTTCCAACACCAACGTTGCTTCGTCAAAAGAAATGTCATCGGAACCAGATGACGAATTTAACAAAAGAGGAAAAAGTAACTGTTGTAGATACCCAGCTATGGTCTACAAATTCTTTGACAGCGTATATAACTTTTCACTGTTTAAAGATCCAGTTTATGTATTATTTCAAGTCTCAGTTTTAATTGGTTTTATGGGCATGTCCATTGTAACTACACATGTG GTTAAGCGTGCCTTAGATTTCGGTATATCGCCAGAATATGCAGCTTCCTTGCTTTATGGAATGGGTATTGGTCAGACCATCGGTAGAACACTAGGTGGAGTTGCGGTGGATCATATGCCTTTCAACAAGATAGCGATGACAGTGGTACTTTTGATCCTTGGAGGAATTGCCACAGATGTTAGTATATTTGCCACCATGTATATTG GACAACAAGTCACCATTTTCCTGACAGGTTTTATGTTTGGTGCAGTAGCTGTTCTGTCATTTGGAGTCCTCGTGGATACGTTTGGTGCCAAGCTGTTGTCGTACACGATATCGGTATGTTACCTCGTCGGAGGCATTGGAACAGTGATAGGACCAACGCTAGCAG GTTATCTACGCGATAAATACGGGTCTTACGATAATTCCTTCCATCTTGCTGCTGCTGCAGACGTTGTCTGTGGTCTAATGATGTTGGCAATGATCCCATATATAGCTTGGCGTCGGAGAAGGCACAGGACACACGAACCTATCGGCAATGAAGAAGAACCAGCGGTAAATCACTGTAAGGAGGTCGAAACTGCTGAAACAGAAGACGTTGTTTGA